A region of Peromyscus eremicus chromosome 17, PerEre_H2_v1, whole genome shotgun sequence DNA encodes the following proteins:
- the LOC131894250 gene encoding vomeronasal type-2 receptor 116-like, whose translation MFLMVFICLILLFPQLMYSYDPISCALMKKSNLFQEGDVMIAALLPFYSWQRQIKATGHYQNVRIIKPKTYMFFLSLLFAIEEINRNAHILPNITLGFDVYNIPFIDADTMYVFLKWISGIDNMIPNYSCRKESKSVALITGPSWTVSTLIGELLEMYKFPQLTIGHFDPILSGNIHLTSIYQMAPKDTFLTHAMTSLILHFHWNWVGLCISEDERSIHFWSNFRIELDKNSICVAFVEIISIGRSSLSPDIKMDHLHHILKSSVNVIIVYFDSDSLVTFFYMVEQSLMTQKVWVMASPYYSSKMKYSVFLHPVHGSLMFSHHHKEIAGYRKFIHTVNPLKYPNDIYLAIFWSFFFDCSFSESDCTKLENCPLNASLEMLPNPLIDMAISEESYNLYNAVYAVAHILHDLFLHQVEFQGLGGIKRLVHFPWKLHSFLRNIHFYHLDSNQVILDEKRKSVAEYDILNYCHFPTHFVHVLKVGMFSPFAPPGQQLSLHEDMIEWALGFTETPQSLCSESCSPGFRKAHMEGKAICCFDCTPCPENEISNETNMEQCLRCGDNQYANMQRIYCIYKSVTFLSYEDTLGMILTSLSLCFSGLTLSVLGVFVKHRATPIVKANNRTLSYILLISLTLCFLCPLLFIGHPNIATCILQQTIFGVVFTVALSTVLAKTVTVVLAFSVTSPGRRMRWLLISRVPNFIVPFCTLIQLIPLGIWLGTSPPFVDIDTHSEYDHIIIVCNKGSVTAFYFVLGYLGCLAVGSFTLAFLVRNLPDTFNEAKFLTFSMLVFCSVWVTFLPVYQSTKGKAVVATEVFSILVSGAGLLGCIFLPKCYIILLRTERSYSYHCRNKKHFETKITKMSSEN comes from the exons AATTAAGCCCAAGACCTACATgttttttctgtcccttctttttgCCATTGAAGAGATCAACAGAAATGCTCATATTTTACCCAATATAACTTTGGGATTTGATGTGTATAATATCCCATTTATTGATGCAGACACAATGTATGTCTTTTTAAAGTGGATCTCAGGGATTGACAATATGATTCCTAATTACAGCTGTAGGAAAGAGAGCAAGTCTGTAGCATTGATTACAGGACCATCATGGACAGTATCTACTCTTATTGGAGAACTGCTGGAGATGTACAAATTTCCACAG CTCACCATTGGGCATTTTGATCCCATCCTGAGTGGCAATATCCATTTAACTTCTATATATCAGATGGCACCTAAAGACACATTTCTGACCCATGCTATGACCTCTTTAATCCTCCATTTCCACTGGAACTGGGTGGGGCTTTGTATCTCAGAAGATGAAAGAAGCATTCATTTTTGGTCTAACTTTAGAATAGAAttggacaagaacagtatctgtGTGGCCTTTGTGGAAATCATATCAATTGGTAGGTCATCATTATCTCCAGATATTAAGATGGATCATCTTCATCATATCTTGAAATCATCAGTAAATGTGATTATAGTCTATTTTGACTCTGATTCTCTGGTGACATTCTTTTACATGGTAGAACAATCTCTAATGACACAAAAAGTCTGGGTCATGGCCTCACCATATTATTCTTCCAAAATGAAATATAGTGTATTTTTACACCCAGTTCACGGATCTCTCATGTTTTCACACCACCATAAGGAAATAGCAGGTTATAGAAAATTTATCCATACTGTTAACCCCTTGAAATACCCAAATGACATTTACTTAGCTATATTCTGgtctttcttttttgattgttCATTTTCTGAGTCTGACTGTACAAAACTGGAGAACTGTCCACTCAATGCCTCCTTGGAAATGTTACCTAATCCACTTATTGATATGGCCATAAGTGAGGAGAGTTACAACCTATACAATGCTGTGTATGCTGTGGCCCATATTCTTCATGATTTATTTCTTCATCAAGTAGAATTTCAGGGACTAGGAGGTATAAAGAGACTGGTGCATTTCCCCTGGAAG CTGCACTCTTTTCTAAGGAATATTCACTTTTACCATTTGGACTCTAACCAAGTGATTTTGGATGAGAAAAGGAAATCTGTGGCAGAATATGATATTCTCAACTATTGTCATTTTCCAACACATTTTGTACACGTGTTGAAAGTAGGGATGTTTTCTCCATTTGCTCCACCTGGTCAGCAATTGTCCTTACATGAGGACATGATAGAATGGGCGTTAGGATTTACAGAG ACCCCACAATCACTGTGCAGTGAGAGTTGTAGTCCTGGATTCAGGAAAGCACATATGGAAGGGAAGGCTATCTGTTGTTTTGATTGTACTCCTTGCCCAGAAAATGAGATTTCTAATGAAACAA ATATGGAGCAGTGTTTGAGGTGTGGAGATAATCAATATGCCAATATGCAGAGAATTTACTGCATTTACAAAAGTGTGACCTTCCTATCCTATGAAGACACATTGGGGATGATTTTAACCTCCTTGTCCTTGTGCTTCTCTGGACTCACACTTTCTGTTCTTGGGGTCTTTGTAAAACACCGAGCCACTCCAATTGTCAAAGCTAATAATAGAACACTTAGCTATATTCTGCTCATCTCCCTCACcctctgttttctctgtcctTTGCTCTTCATTGGTCATCCCAATATAGCCACTTGCATTCTACAGCAGACCATATTTGGAGTTGTGTTCACTGTTGCTCTTTCTACTGTTTTAGCCAAAACTGTTACTGTGGTTCTAGCCTTCAGTGTTACTTCTCCAGGAAGAAGGATGAGATGGTTGTTGATATCAAGAGTACCTAACTTCATAGTTCCTTTCTGCACACTGATCCAACTTATTCCCCTTGGCATATGGCTGGGGACATCACCTCCTTTTGTTGACATAGATACACACTCAGAATATGATCACATCATCATTGTGTGCAACAAGGGCTCAGTCACTGCCTTTTATTTTGTCCTTGGATACCTGGGCTGCCTGGCAGTGGGGAGCTTCACCTTGGCTTTTCTGGTGAGAAACCTGCCTGATACTTTTAATGAAGCCAAGTTCCTGACCTTTAGCATGCTGGTTTTTTGTAGTGTCTGGGTCaccttccttcctgtctaccAAAGCACCAAGGGCAAGGCTGTGGTGGCCACAGAGGTATTTTCTATCTTGGTTTCAGGTGCTGGTCTTCTAGGATGCATTTTTCTCCCAAAGTGCTATATTATTTTGTTAAGGACAGAAAGAAGTTATAGTTATCATTGTAGGAATAAGAAACATTTTGAAACTAAGATAACTAAGATGTCTTCTGAAAATTaa